One genomic region from Stutzerimonas decontaminans encodes:
- a CDS encoding helix-turn-helix transcriptional regulator, producing the protein MKRKQSISQIRWDLALRYRLIETIAWWEGRLTTGHLMQSFGISRQQASKDINTYLNEHAPKNLTYDRHLKGYKPTKGFQPLFIDGSASAYLHLLDQNRVRAPHIEGLALAYAHTEVLQVPDRSIRPEVLRPILQACREGLRLESEYVSLANPEVEIRVMAPHTLVFTGMRWHVRAYCEKNREYRDFVLSRFRGEPDLMDTSEHTREQDEAWNTPVTVLIEPDARLSPAQKAIIEVDFGMVDGQLPVETRGALVQYVLQRFGIDPNTVQANAAAQQLQVGNLQALKGWLYS; encoded by the coding sequence ATGAAACGCAAGCAATCGATCAGTCAGATTCGCTGGGACCTGGCGCTGCGCTACCGCCTGATCGAGACCATCGCCTGGTGGGAAGGCCGCCTAACCACGGGCCACCTGATGCAGAGCTTTGGCATCAGTCGCCAACAGGCCTCGAAGGACATCAACACCTATCTGAACGAACATGCGCCCAAAAACCTGACATATGACCGCCACCTGAAGGGCTACAAGCCGACCAAAGGCTTTCAGCCTCTGTTTATCGACGGCAGCGCCAGCGCCTATCTGCATTTACTCGACCAGAACCGTGTGCGCGCCCCGCATATCGAGGGCCTGGCGCTGGCCTACGCGCATACCGAAGTGCTGCAGGTGCCGGACCGCAGTATCCGCCCCGAGGTGCTGCGGCCGATCCTGCAGGCCTGTCGAGAGGGGCTGCGGCTGGAGAGCGAGTATGTCTCGCTGGCCAATCCCGAGGTGGAAATCCGCGTGATGGCGCCGCACACGCTGGTGTTCACCGGCATGCGCTGGCACGTGCGCGCCTACTGCGAGAAGAACCGCGAATACCGCGACTTCGTACTCAGCCGCTTCCGCGGCGAGCCGGACCTGATGGACACCAGCGAACACACCCGCGAACAGGACGAGGCGTGGAACACGCCGGTGACCGTGCTGATCGAGCCGGATGCGCGGCTGAGCCCGGCGCAGAAGGCAATCATCGAGGTCGACTTCGGCATGGTCGACGGTCAACTGCCGGTAGAGACGCGCGGCGCGCTGGTGCAATACGTGCTGCAACGCTTCGGCATCGATCCGAATACCGTGCAGGCGAATGCGGCAGCGCAGCAGCTGCAGGTGGGGAATCTGCAGGCGTTGAAGGGGTGGTTGTACTCGTGA
- a CDS encoding TonB-dependent receptor domain-containing protein, with the protein MKLSRLALAVALLPGVEVFAAEQELPSMLITSARQAEPRAQATAANTVFTRADIERLQARSVPELLRRVPGVQVGSPGGVASLSLRGTGTAQTLVLVDGQRIASATSGFARLDYLAIDNIERVEVIRGPRSSLYGADAIGGVIQIFTRGGKPGIKPEVRLAAGSDQTFQRSLSLAAGTEQTRVHLGASLDESDGLDITRDNRGADRDNDGQRNKALHLKLDHQFDANWKAGLSLNDQRGKNEYDDAYEFAPGAPQDEFRVSSYSGYLDSQLTDIWNSRLEMGRSFDRNRAVGSNYNDGLLETTRHSAAWINRLQLSERQQLSLGSDWYEDRLDATTTYQEDSRDNLAFFAQHSFQSERFGTELGLRHDDNQQFGSHNSWNAALSLPVGESQRWILSYGEGFRAPTFTDLYAPPAWGPNPDLTPETSKTYELQWRAEFDETQLEAALYRTDVEDMIAWGGTRMENISQARINGFEASAARELLGWQASLGVSIIDPRDRNSGRVLQRRAKRSLSLDMDRQFGAFGVGASWQAFSQRFDDSAFNSNYESERTTIPGYAVLNLRTSWQATPELRWEAKLDNVLDKDYHLALYQREFANMDSAYGYKEQGRTALFAVIWNPSL; encoded by the coding sequence ATGAAACTGTCCCGACTTGCCCTGGCCGTGGCGCTGCTGCCTGGCGTTGAGGTGTTTGCTGCTGAGCAGGAGCTGCCAAGCATGCTCATTACCTCAGCCCGCCAGGCTGAACCCCGCGCCCAGGCCACTGCAGCCAATACCGTATTCACTCGAGCCGATATCGAGCGGCTACAAGCCCGCAGCGTGCCCGAGCTGCTGCGGCGTGTGCCAGGCGTACAGGTGGGCAGCCCTGGCGGTGTGGCATCGCTGTCGCTGCGTGGCACCGGTACTGCACAAACGCTGGTGCTGGTCGATGGCCAACGCATTGCTTCAGCCACCAGCGGTTTCGCCCGCCTCGACTACCTGGCTATCGACAACATCGAGCGTGTCGAAGTGATCCGTGGCCCGCGCTCCTCGCTTTACGGCGCGGATGCCATTGGTGGCGTCATCCAGATCTTTACCCGTGGCGGCAAACCCGGAATAAAACCGGAAGTCCGCTTGGCCGCCGGCAGCGACCAGACCTTCCAGCGCAGCCTGAGCCTGGCAGCCGGGACCGAGCAGACCCGTGTCCATCTAGGCGCCAGCCTCGATGAGAGCGACGGCCTCGATATCACCCGCGACAACCGCGGCGCCGATCGAGACAACGATGGCCAGCGCAACAAGGCGCTGCACCTGAAGCTGGATCACCAGTTCGATGCAAACTGGAAAGCGGGCTTGAGTCTCAACGACCAGCGCGGCAAGAACGAGTACGACGATGCCTACGAGTTTGCTCCGGGCGCACCGCAGGACGAGTTTCGCGTCAGCAGCTACAGCGGCTACCTGGACAGTCAGCTGACGGACATCTGGAACAGCCGTCTGGAGATGGGTCGCAGCTTCGATCGCAACCGCGCGGTCGGCTCCAACTACAACGACGGCCTGCTGGAAACCACCCGTCACTCGGCTGCCTGGATCAATCGCCTGCAGCTGAGCGAACGCCAGCAACTAAGTCTCGGCAGCGACTGGTACGAGGACCGTCTCGATGCCACCACCACCTACCAGGAAGACAGCCGCGACAACCTCGCTTTCTTTGCCCAGCACAGCTTCCAGAGCGAGCGATTCGGTACGGAGCTGGGCCTACGCCACGATGACAATCAGCAGTTCGGCAGCCACAACAGCTGGAACGCGGCGCTCAGCCTGCCGGTGGGTGAGTCGCAGCGCTGGATTCTGAGCTACGGTGAAGGCTTCCGTGCGCCCACGTTCACCGATCTCTACGCACCCCCAGCCTGGGGTCCGAACCCGGACCTGACGCCGGAGACTTCGAAGACCTACGAATTGCAATGGCGCGCTGAATTCGACGAGACCCAGCTGGAAGCCGCGCTTTATCGTACCGACGTCGAAGACATGATTGCCTGGGGTGGAACCCGAATGGAAAACATCAGCCAGGCACGGATCAACGGTTTCGAAGCCAGTGCGGCGCGCGAACTGCTGGGGTGGCAGGCGAGCCTCGGCGTTAGCATCATCGATCCACGTGATCGGAACAGCGGACGGGTACTACAACGTCGCGCCAAGCGCTCGCTGAGCCTGGACATGGATCGCCAATTCGGCGCATTCGGCGTCGGCGCGTCCTGGCAGGCCTTCAGCCAGCGCTTCGACGACAGCGCGTTCAATTCAAACTACGAGTCTGAGCGCACCACAATCCCAGGATATGCCGTGCTGAACCTTCGCACGAGCTGGCAGGCGACCCCCGAACTTCGCTGGGAAGCCAAGTTGGATAACGTGCTGGACAAGGACTATCACCTGGCGCTGTACCAGCGCGAATTCGCCAACATGGACAGCGCCTACGGCTACAAGGAGCAGGGCCGCACCGCACTGTTCGCCGTCATCTGGAATCCGTCGCTGTAG
- a CDS encoding cobalamin-binding protein → MRRLLLVALVSLASLPALAAERVVSLAPSLSEIMLELNAADRLVGVLDGGERPAELQSVPSVGRYGQVEMETLLSLRPDLVLLWPDSVPRSQREQLQQFGIRVLVAEQTRLEGLAEQFVAVGNAVGRAEQGERLAEQFRAGLAELRSNYKRAEPLRVFYQIWNRPLYTLGGQQIISEAIEVCGGQNVFADLTLAAPQVSIEAVLARDPEVILAGSGAQLDEWQAWPQLSAVRDGRLLEVPDKGLERPSFQMLAAIRKLCEVMAAAP, encoded by the coding sequence ATGCGACGTCTGCTACTCGTCGCGCTGGTTTCGCTGGCGTCATTGCCTGCGTTGGCTGCCGAGCGAGTAGTGAGCCTGGCGCCATCGCTCAGCGAGATCATGCTCGAACTCAACGCCGCCGACCGGTTGGTTGGCGTCCTGGATGGCGGCGAGCGCCCAGCAGAGCTGCAGTCGGTGCCTTCGGTTGGGCGCTACGGCCAGGTGGAAATGGAAACCCTGCTCAGCCTGCGCCCGGACCTCGTGCTGCTCTGGCCGGACAGTGTGCCGCGCAGTCAGCGTGAGCAGTTGCAGCAGTTCGGTATTCGCGTTCTGGTTGCCGAGCAGACCCGTCTCGAAGGGCTGGCCGAGCAGTTCGTTGCGGTTGGCAATGCCGTAGGCCGCGCCGAACAAGGCGAGCGGCTGGCGGAGCAATTTCGCGCGGGCCTTGCCGAGTTACGCAGCAACTACAAGCGCGCTGAGCCACTGCGGGTTTTCTATCAGATCTGGAATCGCCCGCTGTATACCCTCGGCGGCCAGCAGATCATCAGCGAAGCGATAGAGGTGTGTGGTGGGCAGAACGTTTTCGCCGACCTGACCCTGGCGGCACCTCAGGTCAGCATCGAAGCCGTGCTTGCTCGCGATCCCGAAGTCATCCTGGCCGGCAGTGGTGCGCAGCTGGACGAGTGGCAGGCCTGGCCGCAGCTCAGCGCCGTGCGTGATGGGCGATTACTGGAAGTGCCCGACAAGGGGCTGGAGCGACCGAGCTTCCAGATGCTGGCGGCGATCCGGAAGCTCTGCGAAGTGATGGCCGCAGCGCCCTGA
- a CDS encoding exonuclease SbcCD subunit D C-terminal domain-containing protein, translating into MRLIHTSDWHLGQTLHGQDRDFEHAQFLAWLLDQLVAHRADALLIAGDVFDTVNPPLKAQERLYDFIVRAHEKLPQLDIVMIAGNHDSGGRIELPAPLMKRLNAHAVGRISWVDEGQLDHQRLLVPLHDANGNTAAWCLTLPFLRPAEVTGMELGDDYMTGIRQVHERLIAAAESTRQPGQALVAMSHAHMAGGAVSEESERNIVIGNAEALPASLFPESVAYVALGHLHKPQQVAGQARIRYSGSPLPLSFAEVNYPHQVLLVELDGDQLKNVEQLPVPRAVEMIRIGRASLAEVIAALEALPPTGLFDDHLPWLEVRVLLDEPLPDLRQRIETTITGKACRLVRIASEYAGKRGEAESEVLLGLDQITPQELFARAWEAEYGNPADDQALDDFATLLQRVEFAHAEGDQ; encoded by the coding sequence ATGCGCCTGATCCACACCTCCGACTGGCACCTCGGCCAGACCCTCCATGGCCAGGACCGCGACTTCGAACACGCGCAATTCCTCGCCTGGCTGCTCGACCAGCTGGTAGCCCACCGCGCCGACGCCCTGCTGATCGCCGGCGACGTGTTCGACACGGTCAACCCGCCACTCAAGGCCCAGGAACGCCTCTACGACTTCATCGTCCGTGCCCACGAAAAACTCCCGCAGCTGGACATCGTGATGATCGCCGGCAACCACGACTCGGGCGGGCGCATCGAGCTGCCGGCACCGCTGATGAAGCGCCTCAACGCCCATGCCGTCGGGCGCATCAGCTGGGTCGACGAGGGCCAGCTCGATCACCAACGTCTGCTGGTGCCGCTCCACGACGCCAATGGCAACACCGCCGCCTGGTGTCTCACCCTGCCCTTCCTGCGTCCGGCCGAAGTCACCGGAATGGAACTGGGCGACGACTATATGACCGGAATCCGCCAGGTCCACGAGCGGCTGATCGCTGCTGCCGAATCCACACGCCAGCCCGGCCAGGCGCTGGTCGCCATGAGTCACGCGCACATGGCCGGCGGCGCGGTGTCGGAGGAGTCCGAGCGCAACATCGTCATCGGCAACGCCGAAGCGCTGCCAGCCAGCCTGTTTCCCGAGTCCGTCGCTTACGTCGCTCTTGGCCATTTGCACAAGCCGCAGCAGGTCGCCGGGCAGGCGCGCATCCGCTACAGCGGCTCGCCGCTGCCGCTGTCCTTCGCCGAGGTCAATTACCCGCATCAGGTGCTGCTGGTCGAACTGGACGGCGACCAATTGAAAAACGTCGAACAGCTGCCGGTGCCGCGCGCGGTGGAGATGATCCGTATCGGTCGCGCGTCGCTGGCCGAGGTGATCGCCGCGCTGGAGGCGCTGCCGCCCACCGGCCTGTTCGACGACCACCTGCCCTGGCTGGAGGTACGCGTGCTGCTCGACGAGCCACTGCCGGACCTGCGCCAGCGCATCGAAACCACGATAACCGGCAAGGCCTGCCGACTGGTGCGGATCGCCAGCGAATACGCCGGCAAACGCGGCGAGGCGGAATCGGAAGTATTGCTCGGCCTGGATCAGATCACCCCGCAGGAGCTGTTCGCCCGGGCCTGGGAAGCCGAATACGGCAACCCGGCGGACGATCAGGCGCTGGACGACTTCGCCACGCTTCTGCAACGGGTCGAGTTCGCCCATGCGGAGGGCGACCAATGA
- a CDS encoding SbcC/MukB-like Walker B domain-containing protein produces MKILAIRLKNLASLAGEQIIDFTAEPLASAGLFAITGPTGAGKSTILDALCLALFGSTPRLDSVSPLNKVPDVEAEIGGGDERNLLRRGCGSGYAEVDFVGVDGHRYRARWEVKRAREKVDGRLQASSQSLTDLDSGTLLASGKKREFKELLEARLGLTLAQFTRAVLLAQSEFSAFLKADDNERGTLLEKLTDTGLYSRLGQAAFEAAKQAKESVTRLEQQAGGLQPLEPEQRDVLEREHQAQLEELKKLQQQLKELEVQRQWLSELQRLENEREAARQQLQDAEDERESLTEARRILDLFELLAPQRHRFLRQQELEPLLGKAAESLTRLQHEAQSLQQRLDSLQRQCEAAGNDLRAAEQARQTAEPRLAQARREEERLSHLNADLASIRAESAQADAAASAGEATLKQLGEQQQRAAEQLATLTQRLETSAALQPLCAAWGGYSRRLQQAVQLAARLQQGQGELPALEAQAKAAETQQNLAREALDNLQRERDSDVGLAEQLAQLHRQLDEWRQAERETEALRELWAQQLTLTASQRELSDAHSRQQAELDSLVPQGKQLRSDRDAAEQALKVTLALLERQRLARSENVEALRAALVPGEPCPVCGSDEHPWQQTDALVASLDRHDDSEAERARQSLQEQDRRLQELRDRHVALSTQLRQTQQRQGEVEVQLQALAPRLLALPAHTRLLEQPEAERSQWLEAQLTTLKDQIANTSQRQQQLLALQQRSETLQQAWQAAREACVEATQQLARQRDALARDSQQLDEELQAFAELLPAEQLQRWRENPAQTFMQLDANVAMRLQQLQAQSELAEELRQCEQRRSDEQLQQRHRQEKQASCSARLNEREKLLLACQQALRTSLGEQTSASAWQQQLDAAIHAARQAQAEIDQQLNESKLGLTRLHSEQQNCQQRHAELEQERDALNAELAAWRVSHPELDDATLAQLLHMDDQLITEARQRLRENSETLTRCRERLDGCLSRLNTHKQLHAETPDTELLQQRHAEQLQQCEQADQRCAETRAKLIDDDKRRSQSQALLTQIDAARAEHQRWGRIAALIGSSDGGAFRKIAQAYNLDLLVQHANVQLRQLARRYRLKRGGSPLGLLVLDTEMGDELRSVHSLSGGETFLVSLALALGLASMASSKLKIESLFIDEGFGSLDPESLQIAMDALDSLQAQGRKVAVISHVAEMHERIPVQIRVRRQGNGQSDLQIVGGLP; encoded by the coding sequence ATGAAAATCCTCGCCATCCGCCTGAAGAACCTGGCATCGCTGGCCGGCGAACAGATCATCGATTTCACCGCGGAGCCGCTGGCCAGCGCCGGCCTGTTCGCCATCACCGGGCCTACCGGGGCCGGCAAGAGCACCATTCTCGACGCCCTGTGCCTGGCGCTGTTCGGCAGCACACCGCGGCTCGACAGCGTCTCACCGCTGAACAAGGTACCCGACGTCGAAGCCGAGATCGGCGGCGGCGACGAGCGCAACTTGCTGCGCCGCGGCTGCGGCAGCGGCTATGCAGAGGTGGATTTTGTCGGCGTCGACGGCCACCGCTACCGCGCGCGCTGGGAGGTCAAGCGTGCCCGCGAAAAGGTCGACGGACGCCTGCAGGCTAGCAGCCAGAGCCTTACGGATCTCGACAGCGGCACGCTGCTGGCCAGCGGCAAGAAACGCGAATTCAAGGAACTGCTCGAAGCCCGCCTGGGGCTGACCCTGGCACAGTTCACCCGCGCCGTGCTGCTGGCGCAGAGCGAGTTTTCCGCCTTCCTCAAGGCCGACGACAACGAGCGCGGCACGCTGCTGGAAAAGCTCACCGACACCGGTCTCTACAGCCGACTCGGCCAGGCCGCCTTCGAGGCCGCCAAGCAGGCGAAGGAAAGCGTGACTCGCCTGGAACAGCAGGCCGGCGGTCTGCAGCCGCTGGAACCCGAGCAGCGTGACGTACTGGAGCGCGAGCATCAGGCCCAGCTCGAAGAATTGAAGAAGCTGCAACAGCAGCTCAAGGAGCTGGAAGTGCAGCGGCAATGGCTCAGCGAACTGCAGCGCCTGGAAAACGAGCGCGAAGCGGCACGCCAGCAGCTGCAGGACGCCGAAGACGAGCGCGAGAGCCTGACCGAGGCCCGCCGTATCCTCGACCTGTTCGAACTGCTCGCGCCGCAGCGCCATCGTTTTCTGCGTCAGCAGGAACTCGAGCCCCTGCTGGGCAAGGCCGCCGAAAGTCTCACTCGCCTGCAGCACGAGGCGCAAAGCCTGCAGCAACGTCTCGACAGCTTGCAGAGGCAGTGCGAAGCCGCTGGCAACGACCTGCGCGCAGCCGAACAGGCGCGGCAGACGGCCGAGCCGAGGCTTGCGCAAGCGCGCCGCGAAGAGGAGCGCCTCAGCCATCTGAACGCCGACCTCGCCTCGATCCGCGCAGAAAGCGCCCAGGCCGATGCCGCGGCCAGCGCCGGCGAGGCAACGCTCAAGCAGCTTGGTGAGCAGCAACAGCGCGCCGCCGAACAGCTAGCAACGCTGACGCAGCGACTCGAGACGAGCGCAGCGCTGCAACCGCTCTGTGCAGCATGGGGCGGCTACAGTCGGCGCCTGCAACAGGCCGTCCAGCTGGCGGCACGCCTGCAGCAAGGTCAGGGCGAACTCCCGGCACTGGAAGCACAGGCCAAGGCTGCCGAGACGCAGCAAAACCTGGCGCGCGAGGCACTGGACAATCTGCAACGCGAGCGCGACAGCGATGTCGGGCTGGCCGAACAGCTGGCCCAGCTGCATCGACAGCTCGACGAATGGCGCCAGGCCGAGCGCGAAACCGAGGCCCTGCGCGAACTCTGGGCGCAGCAGCTCACGCTCACCGCCAGCCAGCGCGAACTGAGCGACGCCCACAGCCGCCAGCAGGCCGAGCTGGACAGCCTGGTACCGCAGGGCAAACAGCTTCGTAGTGACCGTGATGCTGCCGAGCAGGCGCTCAAGGTCACCCTCGCCCTGCTTGAACGCCAACGCCTGGCACGCAGCGAGAATGTCGAAGCGCTGCGTGCGGCGCTCGTCCCCGGCGAGCCCTGCCCGGTCTGCGGCAGCGACGAGCATCCCTGGCAGCAGACCGATGCGCTGGTCGCCAGCCTCGACCGACACGACGACAGCGAGGCCGAGCGCGCGCGCCAGTCGCTGCAGGAACAGGACCGGCGTCTGCAGGAACTGCGCGATCGCCATGTCGCGCTCAGCACGCAGTTGCGGCAGACGCAACAACGCCAGGGCGAAGTCGAGGTGCAGCTGCAGGCCCTGGCACCGCGCCTGCTAGCCCTGCCCGCACACACGCGATTGCTTGAGCAGCCGGAAGCCGAGCGTTCGCAATGGCTGGAAGCGCAGCTGACGACACTCAAAGACCAGATCGCCAACACCAGCCAGCGTCAGCAGCAACTGCTCGCGCTGCAACAGCGCAGCGAAACCCTGCAGCAGGCCTGGCAGGCCGCGCGCGAGGCCTGCGTCGAGGCGACCCAGCAACTCGCCCGCCAACGCGATGCGCTCGCCCGCGACAGCCAACAACTCGACGAGGAACTGCAGGCCTTCGCCGAGCTACTGCCCGCAGAACAGCTGCAGCGCTGGCGCGAAAACCCGGCGCAGACCTTTATGCAGCTGGACGCCAACGTCGCCATGCGATTGCAGCAACTTCAGGCGCAATCCGAGCTGGCCGAGGAGCTGCGCCAGTGCGAGCAGCGCCGCAGCGACGAGCAATTGCAGCAACGCCATCGCCAAGAGAAACAGGCGAGCTGCAGCGCGCGGCTGAACGAGCGCGAGAAACTGCTGCTGGCCTGCCAGCAGGCACTGCGCACCAGCCTTGGCGAACAGACCAGCGCCAGCGCCTGGCAACAGCAGCTGGATGCGGCAATCCACGCCGCCCGCCAGGCCCAGGCCGAGATCGATCAGCAGCTCAACGAGAGCAAGCTTGGCCTGACGCGCCTGCACAGCGAGCAGCAGAACTGCCAGCAGCGCCACGCTGAACTGGAGCAGGAACGCGATGCACTGAATGCCGAACTGGCAGCCTGGCGCGTCAGCCATCCGGAGCTGGACGATGCCACTCTCGCCCAACTGCTGCACATGGACGACCAGCTGATTACCGAGGCGCGCCAGCGCCTGCGAGAGAACAGTGAAACCCTGACCCGCTGTCGCGAGCGTCTGGACGGCTGCCTCAGCCGCCTGAACACGCACAAACAACTGCATGCCGAGACGCCGGACACCGAACTGCTGCAGCAACGCCATGCCGAGCAACTGCAGCAGTGCGAGCAGGCCGACCAGCGCTGCGCGGAAACCCGCGCCAAGCTGATCGACGATGATAAGCGTCGCAGTCAGAGCCAGGCGCTGCTCACCCAGATCGACGCCGCGCGGGCCGAGCATCAGCGCTGGGGACGCATCGCCGCGCTGATCGGTTCCAGCGACGGCGGCGCCTTCCGCAAGATTGCCCAGGCCTACAACCTCGACCTGCTGGTGCAGCACGCCAACGTGCAGCTGCGCCAACTGGCGCGCCGCTATCGCCTCAAGCGCGGCGGCAGCCCACTGGGGTTGCTGGTGTTGGATACCGAAATGGGTGACGAACTGCGCTCGGTGCATTCGCTGTCGGGCGGCGAAACCTTTCTCGTCTCGCTGGCCCTCGCGCTGGGCCTGGCGTCGATGGCATCGAGCAAGCTGAAGATCGAATCGCTGTTTATCGACGAAGGCTTCGGCAGCCTCGACCCCGAGTCGCTGCAAATCGCCATGGACGCGCTCGATTCGCTGCAGGCCCAGGGCCGCAAGGTGGCGGTGATCAGCCACGTCGCGGAAATGCACGAGCGCATTCCGGTGCAGATCCGTGTACGCCGTCAGGGCAATGGGCAGAGTGATCTGCAAATTGTTGGAGGGCTGCCATAA
- the ribA gene encoding GTP cyclohydrolase II has product MSVVFVAASQLPTPFGVFTMHGFLDQDTGKEHVALTLGDVADGKPVLGRLHSECLTGDALFSLRCDCGFQLEAALRAIADEGRGVLLYLRQEGRGIGLLNKIRAYELQDAGADTVEANERLGFAPDMRDYGICLPMLEHLGIAEIKLMTNNPRKVKALQGFGIRVAERKPLQIAHNPHNRKYLATKAGKLGHMLGEIHQGEAEQS; this is encoded by the coding sequence GTGTCTGTCGTGTTCGTCGCCGCTTCCCAACTGCCGACGCCGTTCGGTGTGTTCACCATGCATGGTTTTCTCGACCAGGACACTGGCAAGGAACATGTCGCGCTGACGCTCGGCGACGTGGCCGATGGCAAGCCGGTGCTGGGGCGTCTGCACTCCGAGTGCCTGACCGGTGATGCGTTGTTCAGCCTGCGCTGTGACTGCGGCTTCCAGCTGGAAGCGGCACTGCGGGCGATTGCCGACGAGGGCCGCGGCGTGCTGCTCTATCTGCGCCAGGAAGGCCGCGGCATCGGCCTGCTGAACAAGATCCGCGCCTACGAGTTGCAGGACGCCGGCGCCGATACCGTTGAGGCCAACGAGCGCCTGGGCTTCGCCCCGGACATGCGCGACTACGGCATCTGCCTGCCGATGCTCGAGCATCTCGGCATCGCGGAGATCAAGCTGATGACCAACAACCCGCGCAAGGTCAAGGCTCTGCAGGGCTTCGGCATTCGCGTCGCCGAGCGCAAGCCGCTGCAGATCGCGCACAATCCGCATAATCGCAAATACCTCGCCACCAAGGCCGGCAAGCTCGGCCACATGCTCGGCGAGATTCACCAGGGCGAAGCCGAGCAGTCGTGA
- a CDS encoding sensor histidine kinase, which produces MKSIQRSLSLALIATLLLVALVLVQTSLWLFESGLRRSLETDLREETEGLLIALVKGPNGAQLDLQRLNPRYQRPFSGHYFKIELPGRTWRSRSLWDATPQWPERAGLADELLDGPQGQRLLGYRAEYRRDGQPIIISVAQDYTPILDSFARVRLSGLGLVGFALLALLLLQRYAMGLALRPLERARQQIAQLQQGQRQQLDQQAPVELQPLVEQINHLLSHTEETLQRSRHALGNLGHALKTPLAVLGSLVQREELAAHPELQASLQEQLEQIQQRVSRELGRARLSVDVLPSAHFDCDAELPALFDTLAMIHRSGLDLRWQAPAGCRLPRDREDMLELLGNLLDNACKWASSRAELTIERDGNAFVLLVDDDGPGIPAHQREKVIDRGVRLDETAEGHGLGLGIVSDILTAWRGEWTLEESPLGGLRVRVALPANR; this is translated from the coding sequence GTGAAGTCCATCCAGCGCAGCCTCAGCCTGGCGCTGATCGCCACGCTGCTGCTGGTGGCGCTGGTATTGGTACAGACCAGCCTGTGGCTGTTCGAATCGGGACTCCGGCGCAGCCTGGAAACCGACCTGCGCGAAGAAACCGAAGGCCTGCTGATCGCCCTGGTAAAGGGACCGAACGGTGCCCAATTGGACCTGCAGCGTCTCAATCCACGCTATCAGCGCCCCTTTTCCGGCCACTATTTCAAGATCGAGCTGCCCGGGCGAACCTGGCGCTCCCGCTCGCTGTGGGACGCCACACCGCAATGGCCGGAACGCGCGGGTCTGGCGGACGAACTACTCGACGGCCCGCAGGGCCAGCGGCTGCTCGGCTACCGCGCCGAATATCGCCGCGACGGCCAGCCGATCATCATCAGCGTGGCGCAGGACTACACGCCGATCCTCGACAGCTTTGCCCGCGTCAGGCTGAGCGGGCTGGGCCTGGTCGGCTTCGCCCTGCTCGCCCTGCTGCTGTTGCAACGCTACGCCATGGGCCTGGCACTGCGACCGCTGGAGCGCGCACGCCAGCAGATCGCCCAGCTGCAGCAGGGCCAGCGTCAGCAACTGGACCAGCAGGCGCCCGTCGAGCTGCAGCCGCTGGTGGAGCAGATCAACCATCTGCTCAGCCACACCGAAGAGACACTGCAGCGCTCACGGCATGCGCTGGGCAATCTCGGCCACGCGCTGAAAACACCACTGGCGGTGCTCGGCAGCCTGGTACAGCGCGAAGAACTGGCCGCGCACCCCGAACTGCAGGCCAGCCTGCAGGAACAGTTGGAGCAGATTCAGCAACGCGTCAGCCGCGAATTGGGCCGCGCTCGGCTATCGGTGGACGTGCTGCCCAGCGCCCATTTCGATTGCGACGCGGAACTGCCGGCGCTCTTCGACACCCTGGCGATGATCCATCGCAGTGGCCTCGACCTGCGCTGGCAGGCGCCCGCCGGCTGTCGTCTGCCGCGTGATCGCGAAGATATGCTCGAGCTACTCGGCAATCTGCTGGATAACGCCTGCAAGTGGGCCAGCAGCCGCGCCGAACTCACCATCGAGCGCGACGGCAACGCCTTCGTCCTGCTGGTGGACGATGACGGTCCGGGGATTCCGGCGCACCAGCGGGAAAAGGTCATCGACCGCGGCGTGCGGCTGGACGAGACGGCGGAAGGTCACGGCCTGGGGCTGGGAATCGTCAGCGATATCCTGACGGCCTGGCGTGGGGAATGGACTCTGGAGGAAAGCCCGTTGGGAGGATTGCGCGTACGCGTCGCGCTGCCCGCCAATCGCTGA